A segment of the Streptomyces sp. Tu 2975 genome:
GGCGGCGTTGGCGTGGACCTGGGCGATCCGGTGGGGCTGCATCATCGGCACCTGGTGGAGGCGCTTGTACTCGCCGATGCGCAGGCAGATGTCCAGGCGTGTGCGGATCGCGTCGAGCAGGGCGGCGTCCGCGGCGTCCAGGCGGGCGCGCAGCGCGGTGAGGGTGTCGGTGCCGGTGGCGGTGGCGGTGGCGGGCGGGGCGGCGGGGATGGCGGGCGGGGTCATGGGTTTCCTCCGTACCGGGGGGATCGGGTGAGCGGATGAGGGGTGGTTCGGTGTTCGAGCGGTGTGTGGTGGTGGGCGGGGCCGGTGCGGTGGGCCGGATGTTCAGCCACTGGCTGGTGCGTTCGGGGGTGGCGGTGACCTGGCTGGACCTGGACGCGGCCGGTGCCGGTGCCGGTGGGGTGGACGGGGTGCGGGTGGTGGCCGGTGATGTGCGGCGGCCGGGGCCGGAGGCGGTCGCGGTGCTGGCGGCGGCGGACGTGGTGGTGCTGGCGGTGCCGGAGCCGGTGGCGTGGGAGGCGGTGGAGGTGCTGGCGCCGGTGATGCGGCCCGGTGCGGTGCTCGCGGACACCTTGTCGGTCAAGAGCCGGATCGCCGGGCGGCTGCGTCGGGCGGCGCCGGGTCTGCAGGCGGTGGGGCTGAACCCGATGTTCGCGCCCTCGCTGGGACTTCAGGGGCGGCCGGTGGCGGCGGCGGTGGTCACCGACGGGCCCGGGGTGCGTGCCCTGGTGGAGCTGGTGGCCCAGTGGGGGGCGCGGGTGGTGGAGATGCCCGCGGAGCAGCACGATGCGCTGACCGCGGTGCAGCAGGCCGCCACTCATGCCGCGGTCCTGGCCTTCGGGCTGGGTCTGGGTGAGCTGTCGGCGGACGTGGGGGCGCTGCGTGACAGTGCCCCGCCGCCGCATCTGGCGATGCTGGCGCTGCTGGCCCGGATCGCCGGCGGGACCCCGGAGGTGTATTTCGACATCCAGGCCGCGAACCCCGGCGCGCCGG
Coding sequences within it:
- a CDS encoding prephenate dehydrogenase/arogenate dehydrogenase family protein translates to MFERCVVVGGAGAVGRMFSHWLVRSGVAVTWLDLDAAGAGAGGVDGVRVVAGDVRRPGPEAVAVLAAADVVVLAVPEPVAWEAVEVLAPVMRPGAVLADTLSVKSRIAGRLRRAAPGLQAVGLNPMFAPSLGLQGRPVAAAVVTDGPGVRALVELVAQWGARVVEMPAEQHDALTAVQQAATHAAVLAFGLGLGELSADVGALRDSAPPPHLAMLALLARIAGGTPEVYFDIQAANPGAPAARQALGRGLVRLGQAVEAGDEETFEALFAELRGVLGEHGAPLEELCARMFTALR
- a CDS encoding chorismate mutase family protein; this translates as MTPPAIPAAPPATATATGTDTLTALRARLDAADAALLDAIRTRLDICLRIGEYKRLHQVPMMQPHRIAQVHANAARYAADHGIDPAFLRTLYDTIITETCRLEDEWIASGGTPAHASAHASGGTSAHASAHASAHASAPAHGAVS